The DNA window ATCCTGCCAGGCCCGGCTTGGTATGGCGTCCGTTCATGAGGTGGGTGTGAGTGCGGTGAGCCGGTCGCCGTTGGAGAGGGAGTCGGCTTGTTTGACTTGGTGGAGTTGCAGGGAGATCTCGGTGGTGTGGACTCCCTGCAGGGCGCCGATGCGGTGATTGATGTAGCGGTACAACTCGTCGTGGGTGCGGACGATGACGACCGCGACGAGGTTTTCGGGCCCGGCGACGGCGGCGACCCAGGCCGTTTCCGGATGTTCGGCCAGGGCGTGTCCGGTGCTGTCCAGTTGGCTCGGGGTGACGTTGAGCCATAGGTAGGCGGTGGTCTGAAAGCCCATGATGCGCGGTGAGAACTCGACCTCGAAGTAGAGTGCGCCGCTGTCGCGGAGTTCGGCGATTCTGGTGACGACCCGGGAGCGGGGCCAGTTCGTGTGGGCGGCGAGGTCGGCGTAGGCGCGGCGGCCGTCTGCGGCGAGGGCGTGCAGCAACACCTCGTCCCCCTTCCGCAGCGGTCCCGGTGTTGTGGTCGCCCTGGCGGGCGCCAAGGCGGCGACCTGGTCACTGTCCAGGAGGTCGGGGTAGCCCGACCAGTAAAGCTGCCCGACGTCGAACCGGTGCAACACCGCGTAGCTGCGGATGGTGAGCACCTGGGCGGTGCGCGGCAGGCGTTCGAGCAGGATCTCGTTGCGTCCGTCCTCGCCTGGCGCACGCACCGTGCAGACGAGTTCGGAACCGCCCGCGGTGAGCCCGACCCAGACGGCTTGCGGGTAGCTGGCGATCGTGTCGGCCAAGGCACGGGCGGAGTTGGGGCGGGCCTGGACCCGGATCAACCATTCGGTGCCGCCCTGCCGGTGCGGATCGAGCCGACCGAGCACGCGCAGGAACCCCGATCCGTGCAACCGCCGGTAACGACGGGCGACGGTTTGCTCGGACACCCCGAGCACGGCGGCGATGCGGCGGAACGCCGCTCGACCGTCAACCTGAAGCGCATGAATCATTTGTCGATCCAGACAGTCCAGAGTGGCGGCATTATCGTCAACAGGGCTGCTCATTGGAGGAACTCTAGCGACCGCGTCGTCTGACTGGCGGGCATCACGCGACGCGGCGCACCGTGGTCGGCATGCGGAAGTGGCTCCCCTTGATCCCGATCTCCCTCGGCACGGTGATGTTCACCGTCGACATCACCATCATTGGCATGGCGATACCGGCGATCTCCGACGGCCTACACGTCTCGTTCTCCGCGCTCCAATGGTCGATCGACGCCTACATCCTGGTGCTCGCGGCGTTGGTGATGGCGGCGGGTTCGGCATCGGACCGGTTCGGCAGGCTGCGGGTCTACCTGACCGGCACTCTCGTCTTCGCGATCGCATCCCTGGGGTGCGGCCTCGCACCGAACGCGGCGGTGCTGATCGCCGGGCGTGCGCTGCAGGGGGTCGGTGCGGCGGCGATGATGGTCACGAACACGGCCCTGCTGGCCGGCACCTATCGGGGTCGTGACCAGGGTGTGGCCTTCGGTGTGTGGACGTCGGTGACCGCCGTGTCCGCGGCCACCGGACCGCTGCTGGGCGGCGTGCTCACCGAGGCGCTGGGCTGGCGGTCGATCTTCCTGGTCAACCTCCCGATGGCACTCGTCGCATTGTGGACGGGACGCCGATGGCTGCCGGAAGGCCGCGACCCGGCTGGCGGCCGGATCGACGTGCCCGGCACCGCCCTGTTCGTCCTCGCCGCCACCTTGGTCACCTTCGCGCTGATCCGCGCCGGCGAAGACGGCTGGGGCAGTCCATCGGTCGTGCCGTGTCTCGCTGCCGCCGCCGGCGCGCTGATCGCGTTCGGCTTGGTCGAACGACACCGACGGCACCCGATGCTGGATCTGGCTCTGCTGCGCAAACCGGCGTTCGTCGCGCTCCTGCTAGGCGCATTGGTCTTCAACGCCGCGTCGGTGGCCGACTTCGTCTACCGGTCGTTGTGGCTGCAGTCCATCGTGCACCTCGACTCGTTCGCGGCCGGGCTCGCACTCACTCCGATGGGGGCTGCCGCACTGGTCACGGCCATGATCACCGGACGGCTCGCCGCCACCGTCGAACCCCGCCTGCCCATCGGGATCGGCCTGCTTCTGATCAGCGCGGGCGGGTTCAGCTACCTGCTGCTGCTCACCCCGGACGCGAGCTGGCCCGCGCTGTTACCCGGGTTGCTGATCACCGGCGCCGGGGTCGGCGTGTGCTCACCCGTACTGGCGTCCGCCGTGCTCGCGACGGTTCCCCCGAGCAGGGCGGGCATGGCCAGCGGCGCGATGAACACCTTGCTGCAACTCGGATTCGCCCTCGGCATGCCCGTGCTCGGCACCGTGCTGACCGCCACGATCCGCCACACCCTGACCGAGACCGGCTTCGCCGACCCCGAACCCGCGGCCCTGGCCATCAGCAACGGACGTTCCCCCCAACTGGTCGCCGCCTTTCCCCCGGGCGACCACGGCCACGTGGAGAGCATGGCACGCGCTGCCTTCACCACCGGCCTAGAACAGATCTTCCTCTGCGACGGGATCGCCGCCCTGGCCGCCGGGACGGTCGTACTAGCCCTGATGCGACGCAAGCGGCACCACAACACCCACTCAACCACCGAGGCAACCTCACCCTCCTGACAAGGCACACCGCCACCAGAGTCGGCGCGGACTTGCCGAACCTGCCGACGGCGATCGCGACGACGTTGCAGGTGGACGTCTCGGCACGTCCGGAAGCTGGCATGCAGTTCGACCGCAATCGCATCACCCAAGGCTCGGTGGCACCGTGGTCTTGTCAGTAGACATCTGACTGCCCCTCCTCACGAACGCCTTTCCGTCCACATCGGACGCAGTGATGACGAAGGCCTCAAGAAGCGGTTCCCCAACGCTGCCGACCCAGTTCGCTTGAACGTGGAGCTATTCATAAACCTGCGCAACAAGATCGAGCACCGATACGAACCCGAGCTGAAGAGTATGACGGGCGGTAAAGCTCAGGCGTTGGTCGTCAACTACGACGCCGAGTTGACTGCGGCGTTCGGGGGCAAGTTCAGCCTAGCGGACAAACTGAGGTTCCCGGTGTTCTTGCACGCGCTCAGACCAGACGGGGCCGAACAGCTCCGAGCGGCCACTGCGAACCTTCCACGCCCGACGCGTGATTTGGTCTCACGGTTCGAGACCGGTATCGAACAGGATTTGCTGGACGACCTGCGGTACGACTTCCGAATTCGACTGGTTCCCATCACTGGACCCAAGACCAGCGCCGATCTGGCCGTCAACTTCGTCAAACTCGACGAACTCTCCGACGAAGAGCGACGGGTCATGGTCGACGCGGGCCGGACAGGAACCGTCATAGTCCGCGACCGGCATGTCGACGTAGTAAGTAAGGACAAGCTATTACCAGGCCGAGTTGCGCAATTAGTCGATTCCGCACTCCCCTTCGAATTTTCGGTCAACGCCCACACCAAAGTCTGGCAACATCTTCGCGTTCGCCCGCCGTGCGGCTCGTTGAAACCGCACGAAACCGATGCGAGATATTGCCTCTACGACGAACCTTTTGGCCTCTACCCAGCATAAGCGCGGATTCGCTTCATGCCTTGCACGCCCAGAGCCCGGCAGTCACTCGGTCGCGAAGCTCCGTTCGACCCCGGTGTCGGGTGAGCGGCGTTCTGGCCGTCGGTTCGGGTCGATCCAGGTTCCGGCCGCCATCGAACTGGACGCGCTCGATGATGGCGATGACGCGGTCGTAGCTGGGCACGGCGCGTTGCCACAGTGTGCGGAACCGTTCGGCGTCCTTGCCTATCGGCTCGCCCCCTCTTGTTCGCGCCGGGCTGCCAGGACGTGACGGAGGGCGGCCAGCGATGGCGCGTTGTCGACGCTGCCGTCGCTGTGGCGGTACAGCCGGCAGGCGATGCCGGGTTCGCGGGCGGGCTCGGCGAACGGGTCGGTGCCGTCGATGAGCAGGGTCGGGGACCCGGTCATGCCCGCCGCGATCGCTTCCTGGTCGTCGCGGACGACTCGCCGGTCGATCCGAAGCCCCGGCCAGGTAGCGCTCAGCCGTACGAGGTGCTCGCTCAGAACCTCGGCACCGGGACAGCCGGGGACGTGCAGCACCTGGACCTTCATGCGGGCTCCTCAGGTGTTGCGCGGCGGCGAGAGCTGCATCGTGATCTGCTGGGCCGCGGGCTCGGTGTTCGGGGCGCAGCAGGCGCAGCCGTCCTCCGTGTCGGCTTCGGTGGCGGGGATTCGTTGCAGGGTAAGGGGTTCCGGGGCGGTGGAGCCTCGTAGTGGGCGGAGTCGTCCGGCGCGGACGCCGTTGCCGATGACGAAGACTTCGGCGAGTTCGTGGATGAACACGACGGTGGCCAGGCCGAGGATGCCGAACGCGGCGAGGGGGACGAGGGTGAGCACGATGGCCGCGGACAGGCCGATGTTCTGCAGCATGATGCCCCTGGCGCGGCGCGCGTGGCGCACGGCTTGGGGCAGGTGCCGCAGGTCGGTGCCCATCAGCGCGACGTCGGCGGTGTCGATGGCGACGTCGCTGCCCATGGCGCCCATCGCGATGCCCACGTCGGCGGTGGCCAGCGCGGGAGCGTCGTTGACGCCGTCGCCGACCATCGCCACCGCGCCCCGCTCGCGGAGCCGTTCGACGAGCGCGGCCTTGTCGGTCGGCCGCAGTTCGGCGTGGACGTCGGCGATCCCGGCCTGGGTGGCCAGCGCGGCGGCGGTGCGGGCGTTGTCGCCGGTGAGCATCGCGACCCCGAGGCCGTCCGCGCGGAGCTCGGTGACGGTCTCGGGCGCTTCGGGGCGCAGTTCGTCGCGGATCCCGATCAGGCCGAGCACCACGTGGTCGTGTTCGATCACCGCGACGGTCGTGCCGGTCTCCTGCAGCCGCGCGACGTCCTCGGCGAGCGGGCCGGGGTCGATCCAGCCGGGTTTGCCGAGCCGTGCCGCGGCGCCGTCCACCGCGCCTTCCAGTCCCGCGCCGGGGACCGTGGTCACTTCGTCCGCGGGGACGGGTTCGGGGGCGGCGGCGAGGATCGCGGCGGCCAGGGGGTGTTCGCTGCGAGCTTCCAGCGCGGCCGCGACCGCCAGCACCCGCTCGGCAGTGAGGTCCGGAGCGGGCACGATCTCGGTCACCGCCGGGGTGTTGCGGGTCAGGGTGCCGGTCTTGTCGAGTGCCACGGTGCGCACCGCGCCGAGGGCTTCCAGCGCCGCACCGCCTTTGACCAGCACGCCGAACCGGCTGGCCGCGCCGACCGCGGCGATCACGGTGACCGGCACGGAGATCGCCATCGCGCACGGTGCGGCGGCCACGAGCACGACCAGTGCCCGTTCGATCCAGGTGACCGGATCGCCCAGCAGCTCACCGATCCCGGCGACGAGCGCGGCGAGCACCAGCACGGCGGGCACCAGCGGGCGGGCGATGCGGTCGGCGAGGCGCTGCCGGTTTCCCTTGCGCTGCTGGGCGTCGGCGACGACGCGCACGACCTTGGCCAGCGAGTTGTCCTCGACGGTCGCGGTCGCTTGGACAGTGAGCACGCCGGTACCGTTGATCGCCCCCGCGAAGACCTCGTCTCCCGGCCCTGCCTCGACCGGCACGGACTCCCCCGTGATCGCCGAGTTGTCCATTGTGGACCGTCCAGTTCGGACGGTACCGTCGCTGGCGAGGCGGTCCCCCGCGCGCACGAGCATGTGGTCGCCGACCCGCAACGCGGTGGGCGCGATGGTGGTTTCCCGCCCGTCACGCAGGACCCGGACCTGGTCGGGCACCAGTGCGAGCAGCGCGCGCAGCCCGCGACGGGTCCGGGAGATCGAGTAGTCCTCCAGCGCTTCGCTGATCGAGAACAGGAACGCCAGCATCGCGGCCTCGGCGAACTGCCCCAGCACCAACGACCCGGCCAGCGCGATCGTCATCAGGGTGCCGACGCCGATGCGTCCGCGCACCAGCGCGGTGAGGGTGCCGGGCACGAAGGTCCAGCCCCCGACCGCGGCCGCCGCCAGCTGCCCGCCGATCCGCCCGGGTTCCCACCCGGCCCAACCGCAGACGAACCCCGCGAGGAGCAACAGCCCGGCGATTCCGGCGAACTGGATCTCCCGGACCTGCCACAACCGTTGCGGCGCCTCCGTTTCCGCGGCCGCGGCGCCCTCGGGGGCGTGACTGTCTTCGGGTCCGCAGCACAGATCGCTCATACCGGATCCGCCTCCGCGGCCAGTGCAAGCAGGTGCTGCCCAGCGCCGGTGAGCCGGTACATCACCAGCTTGCCGTCCCGGCGCGACTCGGCCAGTCCCGCCGAACGCAACTGGCGCAAGTGGTGCGACACCAGCCCCTGCGACGATCCGACGATCCACGCCAGATCGCACACGCACAGCTCGTCACCGGCCAGCAGCGCGTGCGCGATCCGCAGCCGCGTCGGATCACCGAGGGCACGCAACACATCGGCACGCTGCCGCAGAACCGCCTCGCCGGGCAGGGTCGTCCGCAACGCCTCCGCGTGGTCGAGATCAAGGCACAGCAGGTCGCACTGGTCATCGCTCACCCATACAATCTAACGCCCGTTGAGATGTTCGAGCAACAGTGAGTTCGGTGACCTTGTCAGAAGGGCCAGCGGCCGGAGATTCGGAGAGCGAGCCGGGCGTCGAGGCCGCCGACGCGTCCTGCTGGGACGAAGGCGAGCAGTGCGAGGGGGAAGAGGTCTTCGGCGGAGTATTCCCAGAGGTAGGCGCCGGCGTGCCAGAGCATGATCCAGATCGGGCCGATGAGCAGCAGTCCGCCCAGTGCCGCGAGGCGGGTGGCGGTGCCGAGGCCGATCGCGAGTTCGGCGGTGGTAAGGACGATGGCGAAGGTTTCCCAGTTCGGCAGGACGATGTCGCGGTAGAAATCGCCCAGCGGCGCGATCGCGGTCTTGCTGGCGGCGTTGGTCGCGATCCCGCGGGCGGCGTCGGTGGTGATCAGGTTGAAGGAGAAGAAGCCGAGGTCGACGTTGCTGGTGCCGAGCAGTTTCGCCAGTCCGTTGGACAGCCAGACCAGGCCGGTGAAGATCCGCAGTGCGCACGTCGCCCGCGCGAATCCACGAGCCGGGATGGTCGTGCTCGTGGATGACTCCGCCACCGTCTCGTGCTGCTTCGCAAGACATTTGCGGTCGTGACACACCCACGCTAAGCCGGTGCGGGGCTGAGGGCCGGGTTTCGTCAGCCTTTCGTGAGCAGCGCTAGGTGGGAAGGAGTGTGGCCGCGACCGCGCGCACTACCGCGAGTGCACTGTGGACACCGTTGTCGACGCCTTTCTCGAAGTCGTCGCCATCGACGGCCATCGCGTTGGTGACGTGTGCCAGGCACACCACAGTGCGGCCGCGGGCTCGCGCGTAGGCGTAGAGGGCGGCGGCTTCCATTTCTACGCACAGGACCCCGTGCTCGCGGGCGGTGTCGATGGCGGTCGTGGTCTCCCGGTAGGGGGCGCCGGTGAGCTTGTCGGCCACGGTGGGATCGAGGTGGCTCCAGCGCCCGAGTGGCAGGTAGCGCAGGCTGGTTCCCTCGTCGCGCAGGGCGTCGGTGATGAGCACGAAGCACGGCGTGTGCGGCAGGTCGGCGATCTGACCGGCGGAGGTCACGCTGACCACCAGATCGGCACCGGAGGCGGCCAGTTGCTCGGCCACCAGTACCGCGAAGGGCGCGCCGACGGCCATGCCGACGACACCGATCTCCGTGCGGTCGAGGTCGGTGGTCCACATTTCGGTGTGGTAGCAGGCCCATCCCGGGTGCCGCGGCCGGTCGCGGCGAGATGGCGGACGATGTCCCCGTCCGGGTCGAGCACCGCGATCCTCGGCACCGGCACGGTCGGCAGAGCACGTTGCCGGCGCGCCTCCCGCAGCAGATTCCCTGGCTCGAACACCGGATGCGGCCTGGTAGTCCTTGCCGTGAGCGAGCGCGGCCTCGTCGAGGGTCATGCGATCCCTTCGTTGTCGTGGTGCGCGACGGCACGCACGAGAGCATCGGCCGCGATGTCGATGTCACTCGAACTGCTCCAGCGCCCCAGGGTGAGGCGGATCGCGGCCAGCGCGCGGTCGGTGTCGAGGTTCATGGCGGTCAGGACCGGGGACGGGGTGTGGATGCCGCTGTGGCAGGCGGATCCGGTGGAGGCGGCGATCTCGGGCGCGTGGGTGAGGACGCGGTGGCCGCGGGTTCGGTCGATGCTGATGTTGAGGGTGTTGGGCAGTCGTCGCTCGACGGGTCCGTTGAGGTGGATGCGACCGGGCAAGGCGGTGGACAGCCGGTCGTGCAGGTCGTCTCGTAGCGCGGCGATCCGCTGGGGTGCGCCGGTGGCGATGTCGTCGGCGGCGAGTTGGGCGGCGGTGCCGAGGGCGACGGCGAGTGCGACGTTCTCGGTGCCCGCGCGCAGTCCGCGTTCCTGGCCACCGCCGTAGACGACCGGTTCCAGGGCAACACCATCGCGGACGTAGAGCGCGGCGGCGCCGCGGGGCGCGTACATCTTGTGCCCGACCACGGTCAGCAGGTCCACAGTGGACTCGGTGACGTCGACCGGGATTTTCCCGCACGCTTGCGCGGCGTCGCAGTGCACGAGTGCGCCATGGCGATGGGCGACGGTGGCGAGTTCGGTGATCGGCTGCAGCGCGCCGGTTTCGTTGTTGGCGGCCATGATCGACACCACGGCCGGACCCGGCCCGGCGACCAGCGCGGCGTCGAGTGCGACGGGGGCGAGCAGCCCGTCGTGGTCGACGGGGAGCACGGTGACTTCGGTGCCGTGCAGGCGTTCGAGCGCCTGGGCGGTCTGCAGGACCGCGGGGTGCTCAGTGGCCGCGATGACCAGGTGACCGCGTCCGTCGCCGAGCACGGCTCCCCGCAAGGCGAGAAGGTTCGCCTCCGATCCGGACGCGGTGAACACGATCTCATCCGCTCGCGCGCCGAGCAGTGCAGCGACCTGTTCGCGCGCGGTGGCGAGGGCGTGGCGTGGCCGATCGGCGTAGGGGTGGTCGCTGGAGGGGTTGCCGAAGAATTCCGTCCAGTACGGCATCGCCGCGTCGGTGACGCGCGGGTCGACCGGGGTGGTCGCGTTGTAGTCCAGGTAGACCGGCCCGCCGGGGTTCACGCGCGATCCCCGATGGCGACGGGCAGTTCGGCGAGGCGCCATTCGAGCATGCCGTCGTGCAGGCGGATCGCGCGGCGGCCGCGATCGATGAGCAGCCGGACGGCGTCGTAGGCCAGCACGCAGTATTCGCCGCGGCAGTAGACGACGATCTCGGTCTCCTCGGGCAGTTCGGCGACCCGGTCAGCCAACTCGTGCACCGGAATGCTGACCGCGCCGGGGATGTGCCCTGCTCGGTACTCGTGAACCGGCCGCACGTCCAGCACCACGACCTCCCCCGCCTTCGCACGGGCACGCAGTTGCGCCCGGCTGATCTCGGTGTCACCGCCGGGGCCGAGGAAGGCGTCGCGGGCGGCGGGCACCGCGGGCTGGTGGGCCTGGGCGACCTTGCGTAGTAAGGCAAAGAGCTGTGCGACGTCGGCGCCCGCGAGCCGGTAGTGCACCCGCACCCCGTCGCGGCGGGTGGTCACGAACCCGGCCTGCTTGAGGGTCTGCAGATGCGCCGACGCCGTCGTCAGGTTCAGCCCGGCCGCCGAGGCGAGCGCGTCGACGGTCCGTTCGCCTTGCGCGAGCAGGTCCAGCAGTTCCAGGCGCGTGCCGTTGGCCAGTGCTTTCCCGCTGACCGCGAAGGCCTCGTACAGCCGCGCTTTCGTCGCTTCCTCTGCCACCATCACTTCCTCCATAATTCCATGGAATAATGTATAGCAGGATCACGACACGAAGGGCACCTCTGTGACTGCACTGCGGCGATGGGCGGACGCGCTCGCGTCCTGGGCGATCCCACCGGAGATCCTGGCCGACGCACCCGAGTCGCCATGGGTGCTGCCACGGCAGGTGTTCACCCGCCGCGCCGACGCGCAACTCGCGCACCCGTCCGGCGCGACGCACACCGCCGCGCTCGAAGCGCTGACCGAACCCGGGTCGGTACTCGACATCGGCGCGGCGGCAGGGGCGACGAGCCTGCCACTGCTCGGGCGAGCACCCGTGCGGGAACTTGCGGCCGTGGACGCCGACGCCGAACTGCTCACCGCGTTCGCCGAGCGCACCACCGCACTGGACAGCCCCGCGAAGATCCACTGTGGACGGTGGCCGGACCTGTCCGAGGAGGTGGCGATCGCCGACGTCGTGTTGTGCGGCAACGTGGTCTACAACGTCGCCGACCTCAAGCCGTTCGTACGCGAGCTCACCACGCACGCGCGGCGGCGAGTGATCGTGGAGTTGGCCGCGGCACATCCGCTGACCGAGCTGAACCCGTTGTGGCACCGGTTCCACCGCATCGACCGGCCCGAAGGGCCGACCGCGGACGACTTCGCGGCCGTGCTCGCCGAGTTGGATATCCAGCCCACGGTCAGCCGCTGGCACCGGACCGCGGAAGCCGAATACGCCACCTTTGCCGAACTGGTCGAGGTCACCCGGAAACGCCTGTGCCTGCTGCCCGAGACCGAGCCCGCGGTGGCGGCGGCACTGATCTCGTCCGGGGTCGATCCGGCGGTGCCGCCCGATCTGGGCTCGTCCGGCCGTGACCTGGTCACGGTGAGCTGGGCGGGGCAGGGCGTTTGAGCGCCGCCACCCGCTCGACGGTGCCGAGCTTGCGTCGTTCGCTGCGAGTGAGCTCGAACCCGGCCCGTTCGAGCAGCGGCAGGGGCCGCCGGGTCTGGTAGTCCCCGATCATCGCCACGGTGAGGCGTTCCAGCAGCCGCTGCCCGAACCGGACGACCGCGTGGTGGCTGCCGACGTGATCGAGCAGCAGCACTGTCCCGCCGGGGCGCAGCACCCGGTGCATCTCGGCGATCGCGGCCCGTTCGTCCGGAACGCCGCACAGGCCGAGCGTGCAGACCACGGTGTCGAACGAGGCGTCGGGGAACGGCAACGCCTGCGCGTCCCCTTCGCGCAGATCGGCATCGAGGCCCAGCTCGCGTGCCCGGGTACGGGCGATCTCCACCATGGCCGGGCTCAGGTCGATCCCGGTCACCCGGACCCCGGCCGGGTAGTGGGCGAAGTTGCGGCCGGTGCCGACCGCGACCTCGAGGACCTCACCGGTCGCCTGCCCGCACACCCACTCGCGGCCACCGGCGAATTGCAGCCGTTCCAGCAGCGCGATGTCCTTGTCGTAGCGGGAGGAGTATCGATCCCACCGGTGCCGCAGTTCGTCCTCGCCGAGATCCGCCATCGCCCCTCCGCCGCTCCGGTATTTTGATGAAGTCACTTCACTATGTACTCTCGACACTAAATTGGGAAGGGGTGGCATGCACGGCGATCCGGTCCAGGCCTTCGACAAGGCGTTCGAGCTGGCCGCCCGGCTGGCCGAAGTGATGCGGCACGCGCTGGCCGAGCGCGACCTCACCCCCAGCCGCGCGGAAGTGATCTACGTGCTGGCCCGCGAAGGCGCGGTGATGCAGCGCGCCCTGGCCGAAGCCTTGCGCTGCACACCGCGGCACGTCACCGGGCTGGTCGACCAGCTCCAGGACGCCGGTCTCGTCGAACGGCGCCCGCATCCGGACGACCGCCGCGCGACTTCGGTGGCATTGACGACCAAGGGCGCCGCGACCGCCCGGTGGATCACCGAGAGCCGGCACACCGCGGCCTCGGCGCTGCTGGGCGACGTACCCGGCGATGACCTGGCCGCGTTCGTCCGCGTCGCAGACCTCATCCTGCGTCAGATCGCGCCATGACCGGCGACCGTCACGACGTCGTCATCATCGGTGGCGGGCAAGCGGGTCTCGCGCTCGGGCACGAACTCGCCGCCACCGGCGTCGGGTTCGTGATCCTCGACGCCGGCGAGGAGATCGGGCACGTCTGGCGCGAGCGCTGGACCTCGCTGCGCTTGTTCACCCCGGCGCGGTATTCGGCGCTGCCCGGTCTGGCGTTCCCGGCGGCACCGGAGACCTACCCCGGCAAGGATCAGGTCGCCGACTACCTCGCGACCTACGCGGCCACCTTCGACCTCCCGGTGCGTACCGGCACCACGGTCACCGCACTACGCCGCTATACCCACGACGGCTTCGACCTCGACACCACTCGCGGACCGGTGCGCGCACGCCAGGTCGTGATCGCGACCGGGCCCTTCCAGGAACCGCTGGTTCCCGCCTGCTCAGCCGGGTTCGCACCGGAGGTTCTGCAGCGGCACAGCATTGCCTACCGCGACCCCGTCCCGTTCCGCGGCAGGCGGGTGCTGGTCGTCGGGGGCGGGAACTCCGGCTTCCAGATCGCCGCCGAACTCGCCACTGACCCCGCCGTGAACGCGGTGACACTGGCCATCGGAACCCGCAACTCCTGTGTCCCGCAACGGATCCTGGGCCGCGACCTCTTCTGGTGGCAGACCCGCACCGGCCTGATCACCGCCCCCGCCCACTCCCGCCGAGGCCGCTGGATGCACCGCGGAGAAGCCACCGTGATCGGCCACAGCCTCCGCGCACTGCGGCGACTCGGAATCACAATCCGGCCCAGGCTCGTCGCCGCGACCCGCACCACGGCATCCTTCGCCGACGGGCAGCACGCCAACGTCGACGCGGTCGTGTGGGCAACCGGGTTCCGCCGGGACCACTCGTGGATCCAGCTCCCCGGCGCCCTCGACCACGGCACGCTGCGCCAGCACGACGGCCGCACCCGGGTCCCCGGGCTGTTCGTCCTCGGCCTGCCCTGGCAACGCACCGCCGGATCCGCGCTGCTCGGCTACGTCGGCCACGACGCCACCCACCTCGCCGCACTCCTGTGCGCCGGACACGAGTGAAAATTCCCGGGAGGCGGTGTCGAGTTCGGGGTGCTGTGATCGTCCTCTGCTCGACCACACCCGCTCGTCCGTGCGCGACGACAGGAGGACCTATGCGGTACATGCTGCTGATCTACAACTGCGACCGGCCCGAACCCGCCGACCCCGGGTTCACCGAGGCGCTGGCCAGGGTGAACGCGTTCGCCGACGAATGCCGCCGCCGCGGCGCGCTGGTGGCCGGGGACCCGTTGCAGGGCGAGCACACCGCTACCACGGTCAGCGTCCGCGACGGTAAGGCCCTGATCACCGACGGCCCGTTCGCCGAAACCCACGACCACCTCGGCGGCTACTACATCCTCGACTGCCACGACCTCGACGAAGCGCTGGAACTGGCCGCGCTGTGCCCGATGGCCGCGGTGGGCTCGATCGAGGTCCGCCCACTAGCGGGAGTGCCCGGGCTCGACCACACACCGGCGCAAC is part of the Amycolatopsis sp. CA-230715 genome and encodes:
- a CDS encoding Lrp/AsnC family transcriptional regulator; amino-acid sequence: MSSPVDDNAATLDCLDRQMIHALQVDGRAAFRRIAAVLGVSEQTVARRYRRLHGSGFLRVLGRLDPHRQGGTEWLIRVQARPNSARALADTIASYPQAVWVGLTAGGSELVCTVRAPGEDGRNEILLERLPRTAQVLTIRSYAVLHRFDVGQLYWSGYPDLLDSDQVAALAPARATTTPGPLRKGDEVLLHALAADGRRAYADLAAHTNWPRSRVVTRIAELRDSGALYFEVEFSPRIMGFQTTAYLWLNVTPSQLDSTGHALAEHPETAWVAAVAGPENLVAVVIVRTHDELYRYINHRIGALQGVHTTEISLQLHQVKQADSLSNGDRLTALTPTS
- a CDS encoding MFS transporter yields the protein MRKWLPLIPISLGTVMFTVDITIIGMAIPAISDGLHVSFSALQWSIDAYILVLAALVMAAGSASDRFGRLRVYLTGTLVFAIASLGCGLAPNAAVLIAGRALQGVGAAAMMVTNTALLAGTYRGRDQGVAFGVWTSVTAVSAATGPLLGGVLTEALGWRSIFLVNLPMALVALWTGRRWLPEGRDPAGGRIDVPGTALFVLAATLVTFALIRAGEDGWGSPSVVPCLAAAAGALIAFGLVERHRRHPMLDLALLRKPAFVALLLGALVFNAASVADFVYRSLWLQSIVHLDSFAAGLALTPMGAAALVTAMITGRLAATVEPRLPIGIGLLLISAGGFSYLLLLTPDASWPALLPGLLITGAGVGVCSPVLASAVLATVPPSRAGMASGAMNTLLQLGFALGMPVLGTVLTATIRHTLTETGFADPEPAALAISNGRSPQLVAAFPPGDHGHVESMARAAFTTGLEQIFLCDGIAALAAGTVVLALMRRKRHHNTHSTTEATSPS
- a CDS encoding DUF3644 domain-containing protein — translated: MGRSDDEGLKKRFPNAADPVRLNVELFINLRNKIEHRYEPELKSMTGGKAQALVVNYDAELTAAFGGKFSLADKLRFPVFLHALRPDGAEQLRAATANLPRPTRDLVSRFETGIEQDLLDDLRYDFRIRLVPITGPKTSADLAVNFVKLDELSDEERRVMVDAGRTGTVIVRDRHVDVVSKDKLLPGRVAQLVDSALPFEFSVNAHTKVWQHLRVRPPCGSLKPHETDARYCLYDEPFGLYPA
- a CDS encoding heavy metal translocating P-type ATPase → MSDLCCGPEDSHAPEGAAAAETEAPQRLWQVREIQFAGIAGLLLLAGFVCGWAGWEPGRIGGQLAAAAVGGWTFVPGTLTALVRGRIGVGTLMTIALAGSLVLGQFAEAAMLAFLFSISEALEDYSISRTRRGLRALLALVPDQVRVLRDGRETTIAPTALRVGDHMLVRAGDRLASDGTVRTGRSTMDNSAITGESVPVEAGPGDEVFAGAINGTGVLTVQATATVEDNSLAKVVRVVADAQQRKGNRQRLADRIARPLVPAVLVLAALVAGIGELLGDPVTWIERALVVLVAAAPCAMAISVPVTVIAAVGAASRFGVLVKGGAALEALGAVRTVALDKTGTLTRNTPAVTEIVPAPDLTAERVLAVAAALEARSEHPLAAAILAAAPEPVPADEVTTVPGAGLEGAVDGAAARLGKPGWIDPGPLAEDVARLQETGTTVAVIEHDHVVLGLIGIRDELRPEAPETVTELRADGLGVAMLTGDNARTAAALATQAGIADVHAELRPTDKAALVERLRERGAVAMVGDGVNDAPALATADVGIAMGAMGSDVAIDTADVALMGTDLRHLPQAVRHARRARGIMLQNIGLSAAIVLTLVPLAAFGILGLATVVFIHELAEVFVIGNGVRAGRLRPLRGSTAPEPLTLQRIPATEADTEDGCACCAPNTEPAAQQITMQLSPPRNT
- a CDS encoding ArsR/SmtB family transcription factor; translation: MSDDQCDLLCLDLDHAEALRTTLPGEAVLRQRADVLRALGDPTRLRIAHALLAGDELCVCDLAWIVGSSQGLVSHHLRQLRSAGLAESRRDGKLVMYRLTGAGQHLLALAAEADPV
- a CDS encoding phosphorylase family protein, with protein sequence MWTTDLDRTEIGVVGMAVGAPFAVLVAEQLAASGADLVVSVTSAGQIADLPHTPCFVLITDALRDEGTSLRYLPLGRWSHLDPTVADKLTGAPYRETTTAIDTAREHGVLCVEMEAAALYAYARARGRTVVCLAHVTNAMAVDGDDFEKGVDNGVHSALAVVRAVAATLLPT
- a CDS encoding cysteine desulfurase family protein; the encoded protein is MNPGGPVYLDYNATTPVDPRVTDAAMPYWTEFFGNPSSDHPYADRPRHALATAREQVAALLGARADEIVFTASGSEANLLALRGAVLGDGRGHLVIAATEHPAVLQTAQALERLHGTEVTVLPVDHDGLLAPVALDAALVAGPGPAVVSIMAANNETGALQPITELATVAHRHGALVHCDAAQACGKIPVDVTESTVDLLTVVGHKMYAPRGAAALYVRDGVALEPVVYGGGQERGLRAGTENVALAVALGTAAQLAADDIATGAPQRIAALRDDLHDRLSTALPGRIHLNGPVERRLPNTLNISIDRTRGHRVLTHAPEIAASTGSACHSGIHTPSPVLTAMNLDTDRALAAIRLTLGRWSSSSDIDIAADALVRAVAHHDNEGIA